From Nicotiana tabacum cultivar K326 chromosome 20, ASM71507v2, whole genome shotgun sequence, one genomic window encodes:
- the LOC107817483 gene encoding DNA polymerase lambda-like isoform X1 → MAPKSTSKKDKSPPSDPDGMFSGMVVFLIETGVQSRRLQIWKQKLVQMGAKIEERFSKNVTHVFAIDANSLLQKVDRERLTRSKAKLLAYQWLEDSLTKGEKEFEDLYVLSLQSGGGGSLSPKADNGSHPNSSEITPKKGRSSAEDAKNASPRHMIDAKDLAVVDSRDTKSASSLATRSSSPEVASPEVIDSHNKPVGTSDSSSLYKPPDLNRNITQIFGKLINIYRALGDDRRSFSYYKAIPVIEKLPFKIESANQVKHLPAIGKSMQDHIQEIVTTGKLSKLEHFEKDEKVKTISLFGEVWGIGPATALKLYEKGHRTLDDLRNEDSLTHSQRLGLKYFDDIQSRIPRHEVEEMERLLQKIGEEILPSVIVVCGGSYRRGKSSCGDMDIVITHADGKSHIGFLPKFVKRLKDMKFLREDLVFSVHSTEGTDSGVDTYFGLCTYPGRELRHRIDFKVYPRDIYAFGLIAWTGNDVLNRRLRLLAESKGFHLDDTGLFPATHGAGGKRTKGSASLKFDTEKQVFDFLGFPWLEPNERNL, encoded by the exons ATGGCGCCAAAATCTACGTCGAAGAAGGATAAATCTCCACCGTCAGATCCAGATGGAATGTTTTCGGGTATGGTTGTGTTCTTGATCGAAACCGGAGTCCAATCCAGGCGGTTACAG ATATGGAAGCAGAAATTGGTGCAAATGGGGGCTAAAATAGAGGAACGTTTTTCCAAAAATGTTACTCATGTTTTTGCAATTGATGCGAATTCGCTTCTTCAGAAAGTTGATCGAGAACGTCTTACCCGCTCTAAAGCT AAACTTCTCGCATATCAGTGGCTAGAGGACAGCTTGACAAAAGGAGAGAAAGAATTTGAGGATCTGTATGTCTTGTCCCTGCAATCAGGAGGAGGAGGCTCCCTTAGTCCTAAAGCTGATAATGGAAGTCATCCTAATAGCAGTGAAATTACACCAAAGAAAGGTCGAAGTTCTGCTGAAGATGCCAAGAATGCAAGCCCAAGACACATGATTGACGCTAAAGACCTTGCTGTAGTTGATTCACGAGATACTAAAAGTGCCTCTTCACTCGCAACACGTTCTTCAAGCCCAGAAGTGGCAAGTCCTGAGGTCATTGATTCTCATAATAAGCCT GTTGGAACATCAGACTCATCTTCACTTTATAAGCCTCCGGATTTAAACCGAAATATCACTCAGATATTTGGGAAGCTCATCAACATATATAGAG CACTGGGTGATGACCGGAGATCATTCAGCTATTATAAAGCTATACCAGTTATTGAGAAATTGCCATTCAAAATTGAGAGTGCGAACCAGGTTAAGCACCTACCTGCTATTGGAAAGTCGATGCAAGACCAT ATTCAGGAGATAGTCACCACAGGGAAGCTGTCTAaattggaacattttgagaaggATGAAAAG GTAAAAACAATTAGCTTATTTGGAGAGGTTTGGGGTATTGGTCCAGCCACTGCTCTAAAACTTTATGAGAAAGGACACCGAACTCTTGATGACCTTAGAAATGAGGATTCGCTGACTCATTCTCAAAGGTTGGGGTTGAAATATTTTGATGACATTCAATCCAGGATTCCACGGCATGAG GTTGAAGAGATGGAGCGTCTACTACAGAAAATTGGAGAGGAAATTTTGCCCAGT GTGATTGTTGTGTGTGGAGGATCATATAGACGTGGAAAGTCTTCTTGTGGTGATATGGACATTGTTATTACTCATGCTGATGGTAAAAG TCATATAGGCTTTCTTCCTAAGTTTGTAAAACGTCTAAAAGACATGAAGTTTTTGAGAGAAGATCTGGTCTTCAGTGTTCATAGCACAGAG GGTACAGATTCAGGAGTCGACACATATTTTGGGCTTTGCACCTATCCTGGCCGAGAATTGCGACATCGCATTGACTTTAAG GTGTATCCAAGGGATATATATGCATTTGGACTGATAGCATGGACTGGTAATGACGTCTTGAATAGGAG GCTTAGATTATTAGCAGAGTCCAAGGGCTTCCATTTAGATGATACAGGGCTATTTCCAGCTACTCATGGAGCCGGTGGGAAACGG ACTAAAGGTAGTGCAAGCTTGAAGTTTGATACAGAGAAGCAAGTCTTTGATTTCCTTGGATTTCCTTGGCTCGAACCGAATGAAAGGAACTTGTGA
- the LOC107817483 gene encoding DNA polymerase lambda-like isoform X2, translating to MAPKSTSKKDKSPPSDPDGMFSGMVVFLIETGVQSRRLQIWKQKLVQMGAKIEERFSKNVTHVFAIDANSLLQKVDRERLTRSKAKLLAYQWLEDSLTKGEKEFEDLYVLSLQSGGGGSLSPKADNGSHPNSSEITPKKGRSSAEDAKNASPRHMIDAKDLAVVDSRDTKSASSLATRSSSPEVASPEVGTSDSSSLYKPPDLNRNITQIFGKLINIYRALGDDRRSFSYYKAIPVIEKLPFKIESANQVKHLPAIGKSMQDHIQEIVTTGKLSKLEHFEKDEKVKTISLFGEVWGIGPATALKLYEKGHRTLDDLRNEDSLTHSQRLGLKYFDDIQSRIPRHEVEEMERLLQKIGEEILPSVIVVCGGSYRRGKSSCGDMDIVITHADGKSHIGFLPKFVKRLKDMKFLREDLVFSVHSTEGTDSGVDTYFGLCTYPGRELRHRIDFKVYPRDIYAFGLIAWTGNDVLNRRLRLLAESKGFHLDDTGLFPATHGAGGKRTKGSASLKFDTEKQVFDFLGFPWLEPNERNL from the exons ATGGCGCCAAAATCTACGTCGAAGAAGGATAAATCTCCACCGTCAGATCCAGATGGAATGTTTTCGGGTATGGTTGTGTTCTTGATCGAAACCGGAGTCCAATCCAGGCGGTTACAG ATATGGAAGCAGAAATTGGTGCAAATGGGGGCTAAAATAGAGGAACGTTTTTCCAAAAATGTTACTCATGTTTTTGCAATTGATGCGAATTCGCTTCTTCAGAAAGTTGATCGAGAACGTCTTACCCGCTCTAAAGCT AAACTTCTCGCATATCAGTGGCTAGAGGACAGCTTGACAAAAGGAGAGAAAGAATTTGAGGATCTGTATGTCTTGTCCCTGCAATCAGGAGGAGGAGGCTCCCTTAGTCCTAAAGCTGATAATGGAAGTCATCCTAATAGCAGTGAAATTACACCAAAGAAAGGTCGAAGTTCTGCTGAAGATGCCAAGAATGCAAGCCCAAGACACATGATTGACGCTAAAGACCTTGCTGTAGTTGATTCACGAGATACTAAAAGTGCCTCTTCACTCGCAACACGTTCTTCAAGCCCAGAAGTGGCAAGTCCTGAG GTTGGAACATCAGACTCATCTTCACTTTATAAGCCTCCGGATTTAAACCGAAATATCACTCAGATATTTGGGAAGCTCATCAACATATATAGAG CACTGGGTGATGACCGGAGATCATTCAGCTATTATAAAGCTATACCAGTTATTGAGAAATTGCCATTCAAAATTGAGAGTGCGAACCAGGTTAAGCACCTACCTGCTATTGGAAAGTCGATGCAAGACCAT ATTCAGGAGATAGTCACCACAGGGAAGCTGTCTAaattggaacattttgagaaggATGAAAAG GTAAAAACAATTAGCTTATTTGGAGAGGTTTGGGGTATTGGTCCAGCCACTGCTCTAAAACTTTATGAGAAAGGACACCGAACTCTTGATGACCTTAGAAATGAGGATTCGCTGACTCATTCTCAAAGGTTGGGGTTGAAATATTTTGATGACATTCAATCCAGGATTCCACGGCATGAG GTTGAAGAGATGGAGCGTCTACTACAGAAAATTGGAGAGGAAATTTTGCCCAGT GTGATTGTTGTGTGTGGAGGATCATATAGACGTGGAAAGTCTTCTTGTGGTGATATGGACATTGTTATTACTCATGCTGATGGTAAAAG TCATATAGGCTTTCTTCCTAAGTTTGTAAAACGTCTAAAAGACATGAAGTTTTTGAGAGAAGATCTGGTCTTCAGTGTTCATAGCACAGAG GGTACAGATTCAGGAGTCGACACATATTTTGGGCTTTGCACCTATCCTGGCCGAGAATTGCGACATCGCATTGACTTTAAG GTGTATCCAAGGGATATATATGCATTTGGACTGATAGCATGGACTGGTAATGACGTCTTGAATAGGAG GCTTAGATTATTAGCAGAGTCCAAGGGCTTCCATTTAGATGATACAGGGCTATTTCCAGCTACTCATGGAGCCGGTGGGAAACGG ACTAAAGGTAGTGCAAGCTTGAAGTTTGATACAGAGAAGCAAGTCTTTGATTTCCTTGGATTTCCTTGGCTCGAACCGAATGAAAGGAACTTGTGA
- the LOC107817483 gene encoding DNA polymerase lambda-like isoform X3, which produces MAPKSTSKKDKSPPSDPDGMFSGMVVFLIETGVQSRRLQIWKQKLVQMGAKIEERFSKNVTHVFAIDANSLLQKVDRERLTRSKAKLLAYQWLEDSLTKGEKEFEDLYVLSLQSGGGGSLSPKADNGSHPNSSEITPKKGRSSAEDAKNASPRHMIDAKDLAVVDSRDTKSASSLATRSSSPEVVGTSDSSSLYKPPDLNRNITQIFGKLINIYRALGDDRRSFSYYKAIPVIEKLPFKIESANQVKHLPAIGKSMQDHIQEIVTTGKLSKLEHFEKDEKVKTISLFGEVWGIGPATALKLYEKGHRTLDDLRNEDSLTHSQRLGLKYFDDIQSRIPRHEVEEMERLLQKIGEEILPSVIVVCGGSYRRGKSSCGDMDIVITHADGKSHIGFLPKFVKRLKDMKFLREDLVFSVHSTEGTDSGVDTYFGLCTYPGRELRHRIDFKVYPRDIYAFGLIAWTGNDVLNRRLRLLAESKGFHLDDTGLFPATHGAGGKRTKGSASLKFDTEKQVFDFLGFPWLEPNERNL; this is translated from the exons ATGGCGCCAAAATCTACGTCGAAGAAGGATAAATCTCCACCGTCAGATCCAGATGGAATGTTTTCGGGTATGGTTGTGTTCTTGATCGAAACCGGAGTCCAATCCAGGCGGTTACAG ATATGGAAGCAGAAATTGGTGCAAATGGGGGCTAAAATAGAGGAACGTTTTTCCAAAAATGTTACTCATGTTTTTGCAATTGATGCGAATTCGCTTCTTCAGAAAGTTGATCGAGAACGTCTTACCCGCTCTAAAGCT AAACTTCTCGCATATCAGTGGCTAGAGGACAGCTTGACAAAAGGAGAGAAAGAATTTGAGGATCTGTATGTCTTGTCCCTGCAATCAGGAGGAGGAGGCTCCCTTAGTCCTAAAGCTGATAATGGAAGTCATCCTAATAGCAGTGAAATTACACCAAAGAAAGGTCGAAGTTCTGCTGAAGATGCCAAGAATGCAAGCCCAAGACACATGATTGACGCTAAAGACCTTGCTGTAGTTGATTCACGAGATACTAAAAGTGCCTCTTCACTCGCAACACGTTCTTCAAGCCCAGAAGTG GTTGGAACATCAGACTCATCTTCACTTTATAAGCCTCCGGATTTAAACCGAAATATCACTCAGATATTTGGGAAGCTCATCAACATATATAGAG CACTGGGTGATGACCGGAGATCATTCAGCTATTATAAAGCTATACCAGTTATTGAGAAATTGCCATTCAAAATTGAGAGTGCGAACCAGGTTAAGCACCTACCTGCTATTGGAAAGTCGATGCAAGACCAT ATTCAGGAGATAGTCACCACAGGGAAGCTGTCTAaattggaacattttgagaaggATGAAAAG GTAAAAACAATTAGCTTATTTGGAGAGGTTTGGGGTATTGGTCCAGCCACTGCTCTAAAACTTTATGAGAAAGGACACCGAACTCTTGATGACCTTAGAAATGAGGATTCGCTGACTCATTCTCAAAGGTTGGGGTTGAAATATTTTGATGACATTCAATCCAGGATTCCACGGCATGAG GTTGAAGAGATGGAGCGTCTACTACAGAAAATTGGAGAGGAAATTTTGCCCAGT GTGATTGTTGTGTGTGGAGGATCATATAGACGTGGAAAGTCTTCTTGTGGTGATATGGACATTGTTATTACTCATGCTGATGGTAAAAG TCATATAGGCTTTCTTCCTAAGTTTGTAAAACGTCTAAAAGACATGAAGTTTTTGAGAGAAGATCTGGTCTTCAGTGTTCATAGCACAGAG GGTACAGATTCAGGAGTCGACACATATTTTGGGCTTTGCACCTATCCTGGCCGAGAATTGCGACATCGCATTGACTTTAAG GTGTATCCAAGGGATATATATGCATTTGGACTGATAGCATGGACTGGTAATGACGTCTTGAATAGGAG GCTTAGATTATTAGCAGAGTCCAAGGGCTTCCATTTAGATGATACAGGGCTATTTCCAGCTACTCATGGAGCCGGTGGGAAACGG ACTAAAGGTAGTGCAAGCTTGAAGTTTGATACAGAGAAGCAAGTCTTTGATTTCCTTGGATTTCCTTGGCTCGAACCGAATGAAAGGAACTTGTGA